The following proteins are co-located in the Fluviicola sp. genome:
- the creD gene encoding cell envelope integrity protein CreD, with translation MENQSETNKPETSEFMKFLNAPFGRFILIGTITIILLAPLARVIFLIQERKDRADTIKEEIRSEWGSDFLYKGLVLRIPLKGNNAGKKYYFFFPETEKTTLNVNASTKKRGIYHFPVFQSANYTDAEFMPNLSNPNLDLSKAQIGLLALAETRISNMGNIEVNGKGLQIEQETMAETSPDKLFYATAPFAIDKSTTQINVKTSYTINGSGKIILKGFAKKSTYNMTSNWENPSFSGTSLPNPDAFEATKGFKSSWSMMNIAQNTKLGIDHSKPYGKLSEASVDFLETIDQYQLNERTVKYAILVILLTFTVFYLIELIGKRIIHPIHYLMVGLSLILFYVILLSFSEQFGFARSYVAAGCGILALLSWYAYSVLRSLKFSLTIFAAIFILYSFLYVIVNLETYALIVGSLGLFVVLAAIMSFTRRLKV, from the coding sequence ATGGAAAATCAATCGGAAACAAACAAACCGGAAACCAGTGAGTTCATGAAGTTTTTAAACGCCCCGTTCGGTCGTTTCATTCTCATCGGAACCATCACCATTATTCTGCTCGCTCCGCTGGCGCGGGTCATCTTCCTGATCCAGGAGCGCAAAGACCGTGCTGATACGATCAAAGAAGAAATTCGCTCCGAATGGGGAAGTGATTTCCTGTATAAAGGATTGGTACTTCGCATTCCTCTAAAAGGCAATAATGCCGGTAAAAAGTATTACTTCTTCTTTCCCGAAACGGAAAAAACCACTCTCAACGTAAATGCCAGTACTAAAAAGCGAGGAATTTACCACTTCCCGGTCTTTCAATCGGCCAACTATACCGATGCGGAATTCATGCCGAACCTCAGCAATCCGAATCTCGATCTTTCAAAAGCGCAAATCGGACTTCTGGCCCTGGCTGAAACCCGGATTTCAAACATGGGGAACATAGAAGTCAACGGGAAAGGACTGCAAATCGAGCAGGAAACCATGGCAGAAACCAGCCCCGACAAATTATTTTACGCTACAGCTCCATTCGCTATTGACAAATCAACCACCCAAATCAACGTCAAAACGAGCTACACAATCAACGGATCCGGGAAAATTATCCTGAAAGGCTTTGCGAAGAAAAGTACCTACAACATGACCTCCAACTGGGAAAATCCATCTTTTTCCGGGACTTCTCTGCCAAACCCGGATGCTTTCGAGGCAACAAAAGGTTTCAAAAGTTCCTGGAGCATGATGAATATTGCCCAGAATACGAAGCTTGGGATCGACCATTCCAAACCTTACGGAAAACTATCCGAAGCATCGGTTGATTTCCTGGAAACCATTGATCAGTATCAATTAAACGAACGGACCGTAAAATATGCCATCCTGGTCATTCTTTTAACATTCACGGTTTTTTACCTCATCGAATTGATCGGAAAAAGGATTATCCATCCTATCCACTACCTGATGGTCGGACTTTCCCTCATTTTATTTTATGTCATCCTGCTATCTTTCTCAGAGCAGTTCGGATTTGCCCGGTCTTACGTGGCAGCAGGCTGTGGAATTTTGGCACTTTTAAGCTGGTATGCTTATTCGGTTCTTCGATCCCTGAAGTTTTCGCTCACCATTTTTGCAGCCATCTTCATTCTGTACAGTTTCCTTTATGTCATTGTAAACCTGGAAACCTACGCTTTAATTGTAGGAAGTTTGGGATTATTTGTGGTGCTTGCTGCGATCATGAGCTTTACCAGACGATTGAAAGTTTGA
- a CDS encoding transcriptional regulator has protein sequence MTSIISDINKTFDHRIRLGIMSVLMVNDSVDFNRLKELLEVTDGNLASHIKALETSEYILIRKQFIGKKPNTTYEATLLGKQTFARHLAALEQLIKTSK, from the coding sequence ATGACAAGTATCATATCAGATATCAATAAAACATTCGACCACCGGATCAGGCTGGGAATCATGTCTGTGCTGATGGTGAATGACTCCGTGGACTTTAACCGGCTCAAAGAACTGCTGGAAGTAACCGATGGAAACCTGGCATCGCATATCAAGGCACTTGAAACGTCTGAATACATCCTTATCCGCAAACAATTTATCGGTAAAAAACCCAATACCACCTATGAAGCAACTCTACTTGGAAAACAAACATTTGCCAGGCATTTGGCCGCGCTTGAGCAATTGATTAAAACCAGCAAATAA
- a CDS encoding YCF48-related protein: protein MNKTLLFLSGLLLTCTVSAQPFVPQNSGLSSSSVLSSIDFVNDDIGMAVSYDGEIVKTINGGTNWVSQNSGTSTALRDVVMIDAQTAVAVGYNGLIIRTSNGGSAWTPIASGTTQNLVSVILNNSVLYISGVDGEVLKSVNSGLTWTTLTVGNGSNPKTVYFTSATTGYVGCEYGEIYKTINGGSSWTQQTTGLEGLSGNYQLIGMYFTDANNGIVVGGNAQTGDGVILRTVNAGTIWSSQFLANNYMGSVDFLNSTTGFISGGSISGNTSTILKTTDGGATWNVQSTSSSRQVGAAFPSQTAGYTCGLNGTILKISNIALGTDELAPEIKLDVFPNPGNGQFNLFVAEEMVTDNTLVEVLNLNGEVVLEQEYRTNVDISNLVNGIYFIRVRNKTFSVAKKVIKE from the coding sequence ATGAATAAAACGTTACTTTTTTTATCAGGACTTTTACTTACATGTACTGTTTCTGCACAACCTTTTGTTCCGCAAAACAGCGGATTAAGCAGTAGCAGTGTCCTTTCTTCAATCGATTTTGTGAATGATGATATCGGAATGGCCGTATCTTATGACGGAGAAATTGTGAAAACCATTAATGGCGGAACAAACTGGGTTTCTCAGAATTCGGGAACAAGTACTGCGCTGAGAGATGTGGTCATGATTGATGCCCAGACTGCGGTTGCTGTAGGATACAACGGATTAATTATAAGAACTTCTAACGGCGGATCTGCCTGGACACCGATTGCTTCCGGAACAACGCAGAACCTTGTTTCTGTAATTCTTAATAATTCGGTGTTATATATTTCGGGAGTTGACGGAGAAGTCCTCAAGTCAGTTAATTCCGGACTTACGTGGACTACATTGACTGTAGGTAATGGCTCGAATCCTAAAACAGTTTATTTTACCAGTGCAACCACCGGATACGTAGGATGTGAGTATGGAGAGATTTATAAAACAATCAATGGTGGGAGTTCCTGGACTCAGCAAACTACCGGGCTTGAAGGACTCTCAGGCAATTACCAGTTGATAGGTATGTATTTCACGGATGCTAACAACGGGATTGTTGTGGGAGGAAATGCCCAGACCGGTGATGGCGTAATTTTAAGAACGGTGAATGCAGGAACTATCTGGTCTTCGCAATTCCTGGCGAATAATTACATGGGATCAGTAGATTTTCTGAACAGCACAACCGGTTTTATTTCCGGGGGAAGCATTAGCGGAAATACCAGTACCATTTTGAAAACTACAGATGGCGGAGCTACCTGGAATGTTCAGTCTACTTCTTCATCAAGACAAGTTGGTGCAGCATTTCCAAGCCAGACTGCCGGGTATACCTGCGGACTAAACGGAACGATTTTGAAAATAAGCAATATTGCTTTGGGGACGGATGAATTAGCACCGGAAATCAAATTGGATGTATTCCCGAATCCAGGTAACGGACAGTTTAACCTTTTTGTAGCGGAAGAAATGGTAACTGACAACACGTTGGTTGAGGTTTTAAACCTGAACGGGGAAGTTGTTCTCGAACAGGAATACCGAACAAACGTGGATATTTCAAACCTGGTAAACGGAATTTATTTTATACGTGTTCGCAATAAAACGTTCAGTGTGGCCAAAAAGGTAATCAAGGAATAA
- the yidD gene encoding membrane protein insertion efficiency factor YidD yields MKYIRQFFISILIIPVKIYQWIISPILPNACRYDPTCSAYMIEALKIHGPVKGLWLGTRRISRCHPWGGFGYDPVPEKRCSCQKEKGKQ; encoded by the coding sequence ATGAAATATATCCGACAGTTTTTTATTTCAATCCTGATCATCCCGGTAAAGATTTACCAGTGGATCATCAGCCCCATTCTTCCGAATGCCTGCAGGTATGATCCTACTTGTTCCGCTTACATGATTGAAGCACTGAAAATCCATGGGCCGGTCAAAGGTTTGTGGCTGGGAACACGAAGAATCAGCCGTTGCCATCCGTGGGGTGGATTTGGTTACGATCCTGTTCCGGAAAAAAGATGTTCCTGCCAAAAAGAAAAAGGGAAGCAGTAA
- a CDS encoding transglycosylase SLT domain-containing protein, which translates to MKRKTLLAILACIPFIASSQNSTWEKEMIAVTEGPSEHIIMGAAGIEAAHWDQLQHPRFWQQIMILSPDSVLINVASTRQIIGKMSNKDWHAQTEAQKTIFKDSIRTLYSLAADERINVTTGKNDFYRFDLVFESLPKGVSAFEAYGVDPWYAQSILLIESPGRMQKSSVGAYGPFQLMPGVARSMGLTVNRSVDERKDFMRSAYAASQLLKRICIPSAKGIAEGAGLVVDEQSIWFRLLTMHVYHAGALNVKAVVNAIGPVSSGEELIQKMWVTSAGSFGNCSQNYSQLALAAHIQLNDMIQHMGVPVYNCNTIVE; encoded by the coding sequence ATGAAACGCAAAACTCTCCTTGCAATACTTGCGTGTATTCCATTTATTGCTTCCTCGCAAAATTCCACCTGGGAAAAAGAAATGATTGCCGTTACCGAAGGCCCTTCCGAACACATCATTATGGGAGCAGCAGGTATTGAGGCTGCTCATTGGGATCAATTACAACATCCGAGATTCTGGCAGCAGATCATGATCCTTTCACCGGATTCGGTTTTGATCAATGTGGCTTCAACCCGCCAGATTATCGGGAAAATGTCGAACAAGGACTGGCATGCACAAACGGAAGCGCAAAAAACGATTTTTAAAGACAGTATCCGCACGCTATACAGTTTGGCTGCCGATGAACGCATCAATGTTACGACCGGGAAAAACGACTTTTACCGCTTCGACCTGGTTTTTGAAAGTTTACCGAAAGGAGTTTCCGCGTTCGAGGCTTATGGCGTAGATCCGTGGTACGCACAATCCATTTTATTGATCGAAAGTCCGGGAAGAATGCAGAAATCTTCTGTTGGGGCATACGGGCCGTTCCAATTGATGCCCGGTGTTGCGCGTTCGATGGGATTAACGGTAAACCGTTCAGTGGATGAACGAAAAGATTTTATGCGTTCGGCGTACGCAGCATCTCAATTATTGAAGCGTATTTGTATTCCTTCCGCGAAAGGGATTGCTGAAGGTGCCGGATTGGTTGTTGATGAGCAGTCTATCTGGTTCCGTTTATTGACCATGCATGTTTACCATGCGGGTGCCCTGAACGTAAAAGCAGTTGTAAATGCAATCGGGCCGGTAAGTTCCGGTGAGGAATTGATCCAAAAAATGTGGGTAACAAGTGCCGGAAGTTTCGGAAATTGCTCTCAGAATTATTCGCAACTGGCATTGGCTGCACATATTCAGTTGAATGATATGATACAACACATGGGAGTTCCTGTCTACAATTGCAATACAATCGTAGAGTAA
- a CDS encoding methionine-R-sulfoxide reductase, with amino-acid sequence MKEQKDWNTLNPEEERIIVRKGTEYPFTGQYNKWDEQGIFVCRRCEAPLYRSSDKFDSGCGWPSFDDEIPGSVKRIPDPDGRRVEIICANCEGHLGHVFTGERFTPKDTRHCVNSLSILFKKA; translated from the coding sequence ATGAAAGAGCAAAAAGATTGGAACACACTTAATCCTGAAGAAGAGCGCATCATTGTTCGAAAAGGAACAGAATATCCGTTTACAGGTCAATACAATAAATGGGACGAACAGGGCATTTTTGTTTGCCGCCGTTGCGAAGCTCCGTTATATAGAAGTTCAGATAAATTTGATTCCGGATGTGGATGGCCGTCTTTTGATGATGAGATTCCAGGAAGTGTCAAACGAATTCCCGATCCGGACGGAAGACGTGTAGAAATCATCTGTGCGAATTGCGAAGGTCATTTGGGGCACGTATTCACAGGTGAACGGTTCACACCGAAAGATACCCGTCATTGCGTTAATTCCCTGAGTATCCTGTTTAAGAAAGCTTAA
- a CDS encoding choice-of-anchor V domain-containing protein produces the protein MTKNYVYIGLVAASGLLLSFSGNQSAQTVKNFSKDFHSFNQAGSPGGRTGAPGDGVCTQCHSGTVQSGSGFNNVTLSLGGNPVTEYETSTTYQVQVSMATTNIKNGFEIVALNPNNTVAGTWTITDATHTKTITSGGKSRVTHKLAGTSLTSWTFNWTSPATNVGNVTFYLATNQTNNSSSDDGDVIRTSQHVFGSQAGIKEVSANLETQIGYQAATNSLNIHLNSKIDGSVFVNVVDLSGKSVFTEKLGNVSAGESALSVRLDNELNSGIYMVNVSVDNNMTMKKVFISK, from the coding sequence ATGACTAAAAATTACGTATACATCGGATTAGTAGCAGCATCAGGCTTACTATTGAGTTTCTCCGGGAACCAATCCGCTCAAACGGTTAAAAATTTCAGTAAAGATTTCCATTCGTTCAACCAGGCAGGAAGCCCGGGCGGAAGAACAGGTGCTCCCGGTGACGGTGTATGTACGCAATGCCATTCGGGAACAGTACAAAGCGGCTCCGGATTCAATAACGTGACTTTATCGCTTGGCGGAAACCCGGTAACGGAATATGAAACAAGTACTACATACCAGGTTCAGGTCAGCATGGCCACTACCAATATCAAAAACGGATTCGAAATCGTGGCTTTGAACCCGAACAATACGGTTGCAGGTACTTGGACGATTACAGATGCTACGCATACGAAAACGATTACATCCGGAGGAAAATCGCGCGTTACACACAAACTGGCAGGAACCAGTTTAACCAGCTGGACGTTTAACTGGACTTCACCGGCTACCAATGTTGGAAACGTGACCTTCTATCTGGCAACGAACCAAACAAACAACAGCAGCAGCGATGACGGAGATGTTATCCGCACTTCACAGCACGTATTCGGTTCACAAGCAGGAATCAAGGAGGTTTCAGCCAACCTGGAAACACAGATCGGTTACCAGGCTGCTACGAATTCATTGAATATCCACTTGAACAGCAAAATAGACGGATCTGTTTTCGTAAATGTAGTAGACCTGAGCGGAAAATCTGTTTTCACTGAAAAACTGGGAAATGTAAGCGCAGGAGAAAGCGCGCTTTCCGTAAGACTGGACAATGAATTGAACAGCGGAATTTACATGGTGAATGTTTCGGTTGATAACAACATGACCATGAAAAAGGTTTTCATTTCAAAATAA